A single genomic interval of Antarcticibacterium arcticum harbors:
- the rplI gene encoding 50S ribosomal protein L9, whose product MELILRKDVENLGFKDDVVTVKHGYARNFLIPQGYASLATPSAKKALAETIKQRAYKEQKNIDEAKKQAAKLNGLDLKLTAKAGGGDKMFGSITDADLAEALSKEGIELEKKYISIAGGNIKRLGQYEATLRFHREVIANFSFAVVAEA is encoded by the coding sequence ATGGAATTGATACTTAGAAAAGACGTAGAGAATTTAGGATTTAAAGATGATGTGGTGACTGTTAAACACGGTTATGCACGTAACTTCTTAATTCCTCAAGGGTATGCATCACTTGCAACCCCCTCTGCTAAAAAAGCCCTTGCTGAAACTATTAAGCAACGCGCTTATAAAGAGCAAAAGAATATTGATGAAGCTAAGAAACAGGCCGCTAAACTTAACGGTCTTGATCTTAAACTTACTGCAAAAGCAGGTGGTGGAGACAAAATGTTTGGATCTATTACTGATGCTGATCTGGCTGAAGCCCTTTCAAAAGAAGGTATTGAACTGGAGAAAAAATACATTAGCATTGCAGGTGGTAACATTAAGCGTTTAGGACAGTACGAAGCAACTTTACGTTTTCACCGTGAAGTGATCGCTAACTTCTCCTTTGCGGTTGTTGCTGAAGCATAA
- a CDS encoding DUF6495 family protein: protein MKYTRLTKEQLEELHQEFINFLASQSITAGEWEEIKTQKPEVAEEELDVFSDLIWEGVLDKVTHLEHFSPNQMFLFHITQVEIHLIAVKVNNEAIDITTLQGYQWLQKNLMDDAVNLYTSSKALTEDRNKDIFALIQQGAVITKGELFNYFDRVVNK from the coding sequence ATGAAATACACGCGCCTTACAAAAGAACAACTGGAGGAATTGCACCAGGAATTTATCAATTTCCTTGCTTCTCAATCTATAACAGCGGGGGAGTGGGAAGAAATAAAAACTCAGAAACCCGAAGTTGCTGAAGAAGAACTGGATGTTTTCAGTGACCTTATTTGGGAAGGGGTACTGGATAAAGTTACCCATCTGGAGCATTTTTCACCTAACCAGATGTTCCTGTTTCATATTACACAGGTGGAAATCCACCTTATTGCGGTAAAAGTAAATAACGAAGCCATAGATATCACCACACTACAAGGCTACCAGTGGCTTCAGAAAAATCTTATGGATGATGCCGTGAATCTTTATACATCCTCCAAGGCATTAACGGAGGACCGGAATAAAGATATATTTGCCCTTATCCAACAGGGTGCTGTAATAACAAAAGGGGAGCTATTCAACTATTTTGACAGGGTAGTGAATAAATAA
- the hisS gene encoding histidine--tRNA ligase gives MAQKPSTPKGTRDFSPVEVAKRNYIFDTIKSQFEKFGFQPIETPSFENSETLMGKYGEEGDRLIFKILNSGDFLKKANEKAYLDKDSNKITASISEKALRYDLTVPFARYVVQHQSEIEFPFKRYQIQPVWRADRPQKGRFREFYQCDADVVGSESLWQEVEFVQLYDAVFTALGLTGVSIKINNRKILSGFAEVIGEKDRLIDFTVALDKLDKIGEEGVKKEMLEKGISSEALEKIQPIFNKEGSFSDKIDILTGILTSSETGKQGIEELRFVYNAVTELGLDTATLELDVTLARGLNYYTGAIFEVAAPATIQMGSIGGGGRYDDLTGIFGLKNVSGVGISFGLDRIYLVMEELGLFPETVTQNTRVLFINFGEKEALYALKAIRDLRQKGISAELYPEDAKMKKQMNYANKREIPFVVLAGVEEMASGKFGLKNMKTGEQQKLTIEELTSGLK, from the coding sequence ATGGCACAAAAACCTTCAACCCCTAAGGGGACAAGGGATTTCTCTCCTGTAGAAGTCGCAAAGCGCAATTATATTTTCGATACTATTAAATCGCAATTTGAAAAATTTGGCTTTCAGCCCATTGAGACGCCCAGTTTTGAAAATTCTGAAACTCTTATGGGAAAATATGGGGAAGAGGGAGACAGGCTCATTTTTAAGATCCTTAATTCGGGTGATTTTTTGAAAAAGGCCAATGAGAAAGCATACCTGGATAAGGACAGCAATAAGATCACGGCATCTATAAGTGAAAAAGCCCTTAGATATGACCTCACCGTTCCCTTTGCCAGGTATGTGGTGCAGCACCAGAGTGAAATTGAATTTCCTTTTAAACGCTATCAGATCCAGCCCGTTTGGCGCGCCGACAGGCCCCAAAAAGGCAGATTCAGGGAATTTTATCAATGCGATGCAGATGTGGTGGGAAGTGAAAGCCTTTGGCAGGAAGTAGAATTTGTACAACTTTATGATGCCGTTTTTACAGCACTAGGTTTAACCGGTGTTAGCATTAAAATCAATAATCGCAAGATCCTTTCAGGTTTTGCTGAAGTTATTGGAGAAAAGGATAGGTTGATAGATTTTACCGTTGCCCTTGATAAACTTGATAAAATAGGAGAAGAGGGAGTAAAAAAGGAAATGCTTGAAAAAGGTATTTCTTCAGAAGCGCTTGAAAAGATTCAACCCATTTTTAATAAGGAGGGAAGTTTTTCAGATAAAATAGATATTCTCACAGGGATCCTCACCTCTTCAGAAACGGGGAAACAGGGTATAGAGGAACTCAGGTTTGTTTATAATGCCGTTACAGAGCTTGGCCTGGATACTGCGACTCTGGAGCTGGATGTGACGCTTGCCAGGGGATTAAATTATTATACCGGGGCTATTTTTGAAGTTGCTGCGCCGGCAACTATTCAAATGGGTTCTATAGGTGGAGGGGGGCGTTATGATGACCTTACTGGAATTTTCGGACTTAAAAATGTGAGTGGGGTAGGAATATCCTTTGGCCTTGACAGGATCTACCTGGTTATGGAGGAGCTTGGATTGTTTCCCGAAACTGTCACCCAAAATACACGCGTACTGTTCATAAATTTTGGTGAAAAGGAAGCGCTCTACGCCTTAAAGGCAATAAGAGATCTGCGGCAAAAGGGGATATCAGCTGAGCTTTATCCAGAGGATGCCAAGATGAAAAAACAAATGAACTATGCCAATAAAAGGGAAATTCCCTTTGTAGTTCTTGCAGGGGTGGAGGAGATGGCTTCGGGTAAGTTTGGTCTCAAAAATATGAAAACCGGGGAACAACAAAAGCTCACTATTGAAGAGCTTACCAGCGGTTTAAAATAA
- a CDS encoding CCC motif membrane protein, translating to MDLQRQQLPNSTLILVFGILSIVGCCCYGIVGLVFGVITLSMAQKATAIYNTNPEMYTGYQNVKTGKILAIIGIALSALMVISYIAILGIYGLEGLENMQREMMEQYGG from the coding sequence ATGGATTTACAACGACAACAACTTCCTAATTCAACACTAATTCTCGTTTTCGGGATCCTTTCAATAGTAGGCTGTTGCTGCTATGGTATTGTAGGACTTGTTTTTGGGGTGATCACCCTGTCAATGGCACAAAAAGCCACCGCCATTTACAACACCAATCCTGAAATGTACACCGGTTATCAAAATGTAAAAACCGGAAAGATCCTGGCTATTATAGGTATTGCGCTTAGTGCGCTTATGGTGATCTCTTATATTGCAATTTTAGGTATTTACGGGCTTGAAGGCCTTGAAAATATGCAACGGGAGATGATGGAACAATACGGTGGTTAA
- a CDS encoding DUF2752 domain-containing protein, whose product MEDLLLPCLNKELFGMDCYGCGGQRALLMVFKGNFKAAFNLFPAIYPILVLLGFVFLNLFVKFKFDYIIKISLILFTAGIILISYIFKILTFLPNH is encoded by the coding sequence ATGGAAGATCTTTTGCTGCCTTGCCTAAACAAGGAGCTTTTTGGAATGGATTGCTATGGTTGCGGCGGGCAGCGGGCACTTTTAATGGTATTTAAGGGAAATTTTAAAGCCGCTTTTAATTTGTTCCCCGCAATCTATCCTATCTTGGTTTTACTGGGTTTTGTCTTCCTGAACCTCTTTGTTAAATTCAAATTTGATTATATTATTAAAATTAGCCTCATCTTATTTACGGCGGGAATTATTTTAATAAGTTATATTTTTAAAATACTTACTTTCTTACCAAACCACTAA
- a CDS encoding T9SS type A sorting domain-containing protein, with translation MKQIYVISLFFLPFWCFSQLYIKPNGNKESFLYARGGMVFVQKDIYLAKNPPGQLEASFYLRNEAQLLQGAEDSKNSGTGVLSVFQEGKATAYTYNYWSSPVENISGNSSFGNIFYEPLDLTHSRKAIITQELNGHANPLKISGRWIYKLSGSAYSDWEYVGNNFNVNPGEGFTMKGVDGTNTEIKLYGVDNNPGNEQRYDFRGRPHTGTIALDINKNEILLVGNPYPSALDLNMFLEENTTTTGIAYFWDSRPVSSHYLKDYEGGYGAYSPALGRNGYVPAVFKKYDELGNPVSETGRTGEYYARGFSPLAQGFIVEGLATGKVYFRNRYREFQKENPQLSEFKLAEAKIVEIPLIRLNIEFKGKYVRQLILAKHGEATTGADRSMDAKNLSPLETDAGWKLNNDIYLIDVRDDFHAPVPLSIITTRPEEITLTLAEVNHISGNIYVWDSVKNIYYNLKDQEITIPVTEGINEDLSLTFSKKLQEGDENKGTGKEYQIFQNNAFNRAEVISAAGLSIETIGIIDSRGRKIKEIKATANDMYHEIYTGNLSRGIYIIKITSGDGIVVSKKVIISN, from the coding sequence ATGAAACAAATATACGTTATAAGCCTATTTTTTTTGCCCTTTTGGTGTTTTTCCCAGCTGTATATAAAACCCAATGGTAATAAAGAAAGTTTCCTATATGCCCGGGGAGGGATGGTCTTTGTACAAAAAGATATCTACCTCGCTAAAAATCCTCCAGGCCAGTTGGAAGCAAGTTTTTACCTAAGAAATGAAGCTCAGTTGTTACAGGGGGCAGAAGACAGCAAAAATTCCGGAACAGGAGTTCTCTCGGTATTTCAGGAAGGTAAAGCCACTGCATATACTTACAACTATTGGAGCTCACCGGTAGAAAATATTTCGGGAAATTCTTCCTTCGGTAATATCTTTTATGAACCACTTGACCTAACCCATAGCCGGAAGGCGATAATTACTCAGGAGCTTAATGGTCACGCGAATCCGTTAAAGATCTCCGGCCGCTGGATCTATAAGCTATCTGGAAGTGCATATTCAGACTGGGAATATGTTGGTAATAATTTTAATGTGAATCCTGGCGAAGGTTTTACCATGAAAGGAGTTGATGGTACAAATACCGAGATAAAACTTTATGGGGTAGACAATAATCCCGGAAATGAACAGCGTTATGATTTTCGGGGAAGGCCACACACAGGCACTATTGCGCTGGATATTAATAAAAATGAGATCCTACTGGTGGGAAATCCATATCCTTCAGCACTAGATCTAAATATGTTCCTTGAGGAAAATACCACTACAACAGGGATTGCGTATTTCTGGGATTCCAGGCCGGTATCATCCCATTATTTAAAAGATTATGAAGGGGGTTACGGGGCTTATTCTCCTGCATTAGGCCGAAACGGCTATGTGCCTGCCGTCTTTAAAAAGTATGATGAATTGGGAAATCCGGTCTCGGAAACCGGGAGAACCGGCGAATATTATGCCCGTGGATTTTCTCCCCTAGCACAGGGTTTCATCGTAGAAGGACTGGCCACGGGTAAAGTATATTTTAGAAACCGATACCGGGAATTCCAAAAAGAAAACCCCCAATTGAGTGAATTTAAGTTGGCGGAGGCGAAAATTGTAGAAATTCCATTGATCCGTTTAAACATAGAATTTAAAGGCAAATATGTCCGGCAATTGATCCTTGCGAAGCATGGGGAGGCTACCACAGGAGCAGACAGGTCGATGGATGCCAAGAACCTTTCCCCTCTTGAAACAGATGCAGGCTGGAAACTAAATAATGACATATACCTTATAGATGTTCGTGACGACTTTCATGCTCCTGTCCCTTTATCAATTATTACCACCCGGCCCGAGGAAATAACTTTAACTCTGGCAGAGGTGAACCACATTTCAGGTAATATCTACGTTTGGGATTCAGTAAAAAATATTTATTATAATCTAAAGGATCAGGAAATTACCATCCCTGTAACTGAAGGAATTAATGAGGATCTAAGTCTCACTTTCAGTAAAAAACTTCAGGAAGGAGATGAAAATAAAGGAACCGGGAAAGAATATCAAATTTTTCAGAATAATGCGTTTAACCGCGCCGAGGTAATTTCTGCTGCCGGCCTTTCCATCGAAACAATCGGGATCATTGACAGCAGAGGGCGTAAGATTAAAGAGATCAAAGCTACCGCCAACGATATGTATCATGAAATATATACGGGAAATTTAAGTCGCGGCATTTACATTATCAAAATTACTTCAGGGGACGGCATTGTAGTTTCAAAAAAAGTTATAATTTCAAACTAA
- a CDS encoding Smr/MutS family protein, translated as MKFEINDRVEVLDDALKGRVVAIKGEIISIETNEGFSLDFNENELVKTGNEQKLHIATSNVAFSEVIKEKQSPRKNKSVKIKPKERNAPPMEVDLHIEKLVNSFRGMSNHEILNLQMDTARRQIEFAARKRIQKIVFIHGVGEGVLKAELDYLLGRYDNLKFYDADYQKYGIGATEVYFFQNS; from the coding sequence ATGAAATTTGAGATCAACGATAGGGTAGAAGTTCTGGATGATGCGCTTAAAGGCCGGGTTGTGGCTATTAAAGGGGAAATAATATCTATAGAGACCAATGAAGGTTTCTCTCTGGATTTTAATGAAAATGAACTGGTAAAAACGGGAAATGAGCAAAAGTTACATATAGCTACTTCTAACGTAGCCTTTTCAGAAGTTATCAAAGAAAAACAAAGCCCCAGGAAAAATAAATCCGTTAAAATAAAGCCTAAGGAAAGAAATGCACCGCCAATGGAGGTGGATCTTCATATTGAAAAGTTGGTAAATTCCTTTAGAGGGATGTCGAATCACGAGATATTAAACCTGCAAATGGACACTGCAAGACGCCAAATTGAATTTGCTGCCCGTAAAAGGATACAAAAGATCGTATTTATTCACGGGGTAGGAGAAGGCGTTTTAAAAGCAGAACTGGATTATTTGCTGGGCCGGTATGACAACCTCAAATTCTATGATGCAGATTATCAGAAATACGGGATTGGTGCTACCGAAGTTTATTTTTTTCAAAATTCCTAG
- a CDS encoding cysteine desulfurase family protein, whose amino-acid sequence MKKVYLDSAATTQMRDEVIERMISVMKENYGNPSSSHAFGRSSKSLIENARKTVAGYLNVSASEIIFTSGGTEADNLALNSAVRDLGVKRIITSRIEHHAVLFTVTQLKECFDVQVEYVDLDECGNIKPGHLEELLKGSQHKTLVSLMHVNNEVGNLLDIAKIGKLCKEYNALFHCDTVQSIGHFELDLSQIPVDFTAVSAHKFHGPKGVGFAFIRKNSGLKPLIFGGEQERGQRAGTESVHNIVGLEEALKLAYKNLEEERAYITSLKEYFIAELQEKIPGVKFNGDCTIAEKSTYTLINVCLPVTQEKALMLLFQLDLKGIACSKGSACQSGSDKGSHVLNAFLSKEDLEKPSLRFSFSHYNTKDEIDYVVQVLKDFIES is encoded by the coding sequence ATGAAAAAAGTTTACTTAGACAGTGCTGCAACCACGCAAATGCGTGATGAAGTAATAGAGAGAATGATCTCCGTAATGAAAGAAAATTACGGTAACCCTTCCTCAAGTCACGCCTTCGGGAGATCCTCAAAATCTTTGATCGAAAATGCCCGAAAAACTGTTGCGGGGTATTTGAATGTTTCAGCTTCTGAAATAATTTTCACTTCAGGAGGAACAGAAGCAGATAATCTTGCCCTTAATTCAGCTGTAAGAGATCTTGGGGTTAAAAGGATCATTACCTCCCGGATTGAACATCATGCGGTTTTATTCACCGTAACCCAGTTAAAAGAGTGCTTTGATGTACAGGTGGAGTATGTTGACCTGGATGAATGCGGAAATATAAAACCCGGGCATCTGGAAGAACTTTTAAAAGGATCCCAACATAAAACACTGGTAAGTTTAATGCATGTTAACAACGAAGTTGGAAACCTGCTCGACATTGCCAAAATTGGAAAATTATGCAAAGAATATAATGCGCTATTCCATTGTGACACAGTACAATCCATAGGTCATTTTGAACTGGACCTTTCACAGATCCCTGTTGATTTTACGGCGGTAAGCGCCCATAAATTTCACGGCCCCAAGGGTGTTGGATTTGCATTTATAAGAAAGAACAGCGGACTAAAACCTCTTATTTTTGGAGGTGAGCAGGAGCGTGGTCAACGGGCGGGTACAGAAAGCGTCCACAATATAGTGGGCTTGGAAGAAGCCTTGAAACTTGCCTATAAGAATTTAGAAGAAGAACGAGCTTATATTACGTCACTTAAGGAATATTTTATTGCAGAACTGCAGGAAAAGATCCCGGGAGTAAAATTCAATGGGGACTGCACCATAGCTGAAAAAAGCACTTATACCCTTATAAATGTTTGCCTGCCGGTAACTCAGGAAAAAGCCCTTATGCTTTTATTTCAACTGGACCTTAAAGGAATTGCCTGCTCTAAAGGCAGTGCCTGCCAAAGCGGAAGTGACAAGGGTTCTCACGTGCTAAATGCATTTTTATCTAAGGAAGACCTGGAAAAACCATCGCTGAGGTTTTCATTTTCTCATTACAACACCAAGGATGAAATAGATTACGTAGTTCAGGTCCTTAAAGATTTTATTGAATCCTGA
- a CDS encoding M23 family metallopeptidase gives MKKNFALLFILITSGIWAQPQVPTEYFNSPLDVDLVLSGTFGELRSNHFHSGLDIKTQQREGLNILAAASGYVSRINVATYGYGKALYIQHPNGYTTVYGHLQKFSPEIEAYIKKIQYERESYEVEIYPEAGVLPVSQGGLVAFSGNTGGSGGPHLHFEIRDGSQRPMNPKLFGIKVKDSQPPTITSLYAYPLGEEAHVNGSANRQRLRLIPVADGSFRTDQINACGDIGFGIAAFDKQDGAANNNGVYKIEARLNGDVVFEMNMDRFSFTETRHLNQLIDYEYFSNNKSRIKQLFVGPNNPLSIYNNVVNNGVVNVQDSLNYVYSIKVLDQAGNEKIVRIPVQGNQPGNVQPKKIKETDYFVKANQNFSAEENGVDIFIPKGSLYYDTYLDINFKGDTVYFHKDDTAIHSNITIGFDVSKYTAEQREKMFIARLGYGGRPSYNSTTKKGNRFTAGIRTFGDYTLASDVKAPVITPVNFKNGQWISGSNSLVLRIADDLSGIKSYRATVNGKFILMEYEYKNNTITHYFADGVVTDTENNLKVIVTDNVGNSSTYEATFHRK, from the coding sequence ATGAAGAAGAATTTTGCCCTGCTTTTTATTTTAATTACATCGGGAATATGGGCCCAACCCCAGGTCCCTACTGAATATTTTAATAGCCCACTGGATGTAGATCTTGTCCTTTCGGGCACGTTTGGCGAGTTGCGTTCCAATCATTTTCACAGTGGCCTCGACATTAAAACCCAGCAACGGGAAGGCCTGAATATACTTGCGGCCGCTTCTGGTTATGTGAGTAGAATTAATGTTGCCACTTATGGTTACGGAAAAGCATTATACATTCAACATCCCAATGGATATACCACAGTTTACGGGCATTTGCAGAAATTCTCACCTGAAATTGAAGCTTATATTAAAAAGATACAATATGAACGGGAATCTTACGAAGTTGAAATATATCCTGAAGCAGGAGTTTTACCGGTAAGCCAGGGTGGCCTGGTAGCGTTTAGCGGAAATACCGGCGGTAGTGGAGGCCCACATTTGCATTTTGAAATAAGGGATGGTTCCCAACGCCCCATGAATCCTAAATTATTTGGGATTAAGGTAAAAGATTCCCAACCCCCAACCATTACCAGTTTGTATGCTTATCCGCTTGGAGAGGAGGCCCATGTAAATGGTTCTGCAAACAGGCAGCGATTACGCCTTATACCGGTGGCCGATGGCTCTTTCAGAACGGATCAAATAAATGCCTGCGGCGATATAGGATTTGGAATTGCCGCATTTGACAAACAGGATGGAGCAGCCAATAATAACGGGGTTTATAAAATAGAAGCACGACTTAATGGAGATGTAGTGTTCGAAATGAATATGGACCGCTTTTCATTTACCGAAACCAGGCACCTCAACCAACTTATAGATTATGAATACTTCAGCAACAACAAAAGCCGGATCAAGCAATTGTTTGTAGGGCCCAATAACCCACTGAGTATTTATAATAATGTGGTTAATAATGGTGTGGTGAATGTTCAGGATAGCCTTAATTATGTTTACAGCATCAAAGTCCTGGACCAGGCGGGGAATGAGAAAATTGTTCGTATTCCCGTTCAGGGGAATCAACCGGGAAATGTTCAGCCTAAGAAAATTAAGGAAACTGATTATTTCGTGAAAGCCAATCAAAATTTTTCTGCTGAAGAAAATGGGGTTGATATTTTTATCCCGAAAGGAAGTTTGTATTACGACACCTACCTTGATATTAATTTTAAAGGAGATACGGTGTATTTCCATAAAGATGATACCGCAATTCACAGCAATATTACTATAGGATTTGATGTAAGTAAGTATACTGCAGAACAGAGGGAGAAAATGTTCATTGCCCGCCTGGGCTATGGAGGAAGGCCATCCTATAATTCCACAACAAAAAAAGGAAACCGCTTTACCGCCGGAATAAGAACCTTTGGGGATTACACGCTGGCATCAGATGTAAAAGCACCCGTGATCACCCCTGTGAATTTTAAGAACGGGCAGTGGATCTCCGGGAGCAACAGCCTTGTGCTAAGGATCGCCGATGATCTTTCAGGAATAAAAAGCTACAGGGCCACCGTTAATGGAAAGTTCATTCTAATGGAATATGAGTATAAGAATAACACCATTACCCATTATTTCGCTGATGGTGTGGTAACAGATACAGAAAATAACCTGAAAGTGATAGTAACAGATAATGTTGGGAACAGCAGCACTTATGAGGCTACCTTTCACAGGAAATAG
- a CDS encoding cell division protein ZapA: MSDALKIKLSIADRVYPLTIQAHQEEGLRKAAKKIEAMIKQFEQSYAVRDKQDVLAMCALQFAAQTEQKSINNSNEVQLAEDKLKYLNDLLQQHLAT, translated from the coding sequence ATGTCTGACGCGCTAAAGATTAAATTGTCAATTGCAGATAGGGTTTATCCCCTTACCATTCAGGCCCATCAGGAAGAAGGGCTTAGGAAAGCTGCAAAGAAGATTGAGGCGATGATCAAGCAATTTGAGCAAAGTTATGCCGTGAGGGATAAGCAGGATGTTTTGGCTATGTGTGCCTTACAGTTTGCTGCCCAAACCGAGCAAAAAAGTATTAATAACAGCAACGAAGTGCAACTGGCAGAAGATAAATTGAAATATCTCAATGACCTTCTCCAACAGCATCTGGCAACATAG
- the rny gene encoding ribonuclease Y: METTTTIIISVFIGLVLGYIIAKILERNNASKVIQRAKKSAAAILKEAKSEAESIKKDKILQAKEKFIELKSEHEKVILGRDKKIGEAEKRIRDKESLVSSELAKNKNLNKDLEDKVKDYDHRNEYLEKKQQEIDKLHFSKIQQLEVISGLSAEEAKAQLTESLKDTARAEAMSLIQDTIEEAKLTAQQEAKKIIITTIQRIGTEEAIENCVSVFNLESDDVKGRIIGREGRNIRAIEAATGVEIIVDDTPEAIILSCFDTVRREVARLSLHKLVTDGRIHPARIEEVVKKTRKQIDEEIIDIGKRTVIDLGIHGLHPELIKAVGRMKYRSSYGQNLLQHSREVAKLCGVMAAELGLNTKLAKRAGLLHDIGKVPDTETEMPHALLGMQWAEKYGEKPEVCNAIGAHHDEIEMNSLLSPLVQVCDAISGARPGARRQVLDSYIQRLKDLEEIAFGFGGVKKAYAIQAGRELRVIVESEKVTDDKAATLSFEISQKIQTDMTYPGQVKVTVIRETRAVNIAK; encoded by the coding sequence ATGGAGACAACAACAACTATAATAATTTCTGTTTTTATTGGTCTGGTTTTAGGCTATATCATTGCTAAGATCCTGGAAAGGAACAATGCAAGTAAAGTGATACAACGCGCCAAGAAATCGGCCGCTGCAATTTTAAAAGAAGCCAAAAGCGAAGCAGAGTCAATAAAGAAAGATAAGATCCTTCAGGCAAAAGAAAAGTTCATAGAATTAAAAAGTGAACATGAAAAGGTGATCCTGGGTAGAGATAAGAAGATTGGGGAGGCCGAAAAGCGCATTCGCGATAAAGAGTCACTTGTGTCCAGCGAGCTGGCCAAGAACAAGAATCTGAATAAGGACCTTGAGGATAAGGTAAAGGATTATGATCACAGGAATGAGTACCTAGAAAAGAAACAACAGGAGATAGATAAATTACACTTTAGTAAAATCCAGCAACTGGAAGTAATTTCAGGCCTTTCGGCCGAGGAAGCCAAAGCCCAGTTAACAGAATCACTGAAGGATACCGCCAGGGCAGAGGCTATGTCGCTTATTCAGGATACTATTGAAGAAGCTAAGCTTACAGCCCAGCAGGAAGCAAAGAAAATTATTATTACCACGATTCAACGTATTGGAACTGAAGAAGCAATTGAAAATTGTGTATCGGTATTCAACCTTGAAAGTGACGATGTAAAAGGGCGTATAATTGGTAGGGAAGGCCGTAATATCAGGGCCATTGAAGCTGCCACGGGAGTGGAGATCATTGTAGATGATACGCCGGAGGCCATTATTCTATCATGTTTTGATACCGTACGAAGAGAGGTTGCAAGACTTTCCCTTCACAAACTGGTTACAGATGGCCGTATCCACCCTGCCCGTATTGAAGAGGTTGTTAAAAAGACCAGGAAACAAATTGATGAAGAGATCATTGATATAGGAAAACGTACTGTTATAGATCTTGGGATTCACGGGTTGCACCCGGAATTGATCAAGGCGGTAGGTAGAATGAAATACAGGTCTTCTTACGGTCAAAACCTTTTACAGCACTCGAGAGAGGTAGCTAAATTATGCGGGGTGATGGCAGCAGAATTAGGATTGAATACCAAACTGGCCAAACGTGCAGGTCTTTTACACGATATAGGAAAGGTTCCAGATACTGAGACTGAAATGCCACACGCACTACTTGGAATGCAGTGGGCTGAAAAATATGGGGAAAAACCGGAAGTTTGTAACGCTATTGGAGCTCACCACGATGAAATTGAAATGAATTCACTCCTATCGCCATTGGTACAGGTTTGTGACGCCATAAGCGGGGCAAGACCGGGTGCGAGAAGACAAGTGCTTGATTCCTACATCCAACGATTGAAGGATCTTGAGGAGATTGCTTTTGGTTTTGGCGGAGTTAAAAAAGCTTATGCTATCCAGGCGGGTAGAGAATTAAGGGTAATTGTTGAGAGTGAAAAAGTAACCGATGATAAGGCGGCTACTCTATCCTTTGAGATCTCACAAAAGATCCAGACAGATATGACATATCCCGGCCAGGTAAAAGTAACCGTAATAAGGGAAACAAGAGCAGTGAATATTGCAAAGTAA